From the Chloroflexus aurantiacus J-10-fl genome, one window contains:
- a CDS encoding RelA/SpoT family protein, which yields MDDVAITAHSPELTLTSSTHTRMMSDLPPLSAELLNHPVMFSLVEQQQRRGCQASLESVQTAFINAYHSPSVEALISRHREYLPSADFDLIRRSYAFAAVAHEGQRRQSGQPYIDHPIEVAIILLDLRLDTESIAAALLHDVVEDSGVPISVIEQFFGQQVASLVDGVTKLSGYESKSKEEAQAGTYRKLIIASADDPRVVLIKLADRLHNMRTIHATPPQKQQRVARETLEIYAPLAHRLGMWQMKSELEDLAFKTLHPDRYQEIARGLAMRKEARDRIVQKVIAQLKEMLAREGIKAEVTGRSKHIYSIWRKMERKGVPLERIYDQLAVRIIVDDPNNEVGACYQALGVVHGKMNWTPVMQEFDDYIAAPKESSYRSIHTTVILPEGLHCEVQIRSTKMHEEAEHGIAAHWRYKEGFNSRSDRDYENKIRWLRELISWRNETTDREFVDMLRAEFEECVFVFTPKGKIIDLPEGSTPVDFAYRIHSEVGHRCIGARVNDRMVPLDYQLRNGEIVEILTSKNQRGPSRDWLRFVKTPSARNHIKRYFRRLEREENIIAGREMLEKELKRFGLMQVSFEKLVELAGPTVRSVEDLFYQIGVDDLNERALVQKLLGAQETAPPPSPPAPTQPMARVSASGEIYLEGTGKIASRLARCCNPVFGEPIVGFTTRGRGVTVHRTDCRTIQNLSASERNRLMPVCWGNGSGPNQWFPVPLRIEAWDRVGLWRDISNVIADAGINITDINQGKRWANGRTVLNVTVSLQSMAQLSPLIEKLNRIPDVIDVYRKT from the coding sequence ATGGATGATGTAGCGATTACCGCTCATTCGCCAGAACTAACATTAACTTCGTCGACTCATACGAGGATGATGTCTGATTTGCCGCCATTATCGGCTGAATTGCTCAACCACCCGGTGATGTTTTCGCTTGTTGAACAACAGCAACGTCGTGGTTGTCAGGCATCACTCGAGTCGGTTCAAACAGCATTCATTAATGCATATCATTCACCTTCAGTTGAAGCTCTGATTTCCCGCCACCGAGAGTATCTCCCCTCAGCCGATTTCGATCTGATCCGCCGCTCGTATGCGTTCGCCGCTGTTGCCCACGAGGGGCAGCGACGGCAATCAGGCCAGCCGTACATTGATCATCCAATTGAAGTTGCCATCATCTTGCTCGATCTACGTCTTGACACCGAATCGATTGCCGCGGCCCTCTTGCACGATGTGGTGGAGGACAGCGGTGTCCCGATTTCGGTCATAGAGCAATTTTTCGGTCAGCAAGTCGCCAGTCTGGTTGATGGGGTGACTAAACTCTCCGGTTACGAGAGCAAGAGTAAAGAAGAGGCACAGGCTGGCACGTACCGAAAATTGATTATTGCGTCAGCCGACGACCCGCGGGTAGTTTTGATCAAGCTGGCCGACCGGCTCCACAATATGCGCACTATTCACGCCACACCGCCGCAAAAGCAGCAACGGGTGGCGCGGGAAACCCTTGAAATCTATGCGCCTCTGGCCCACCGTCTTGGTATGTGGCAGATGAAATCGGAGCTAGAGGATCTGGCATTCAAAACGCTGCATCCCGACCGTTATCAGGAAATTGCCCGTGGCCTGGCCATGCGCAAAGAGGCCCGTGACCGCATTGTGCAAAAGGTCATTGCCCAATTGAAAGAGATGCTTGCCCGCGAAGGTATTAAGGCAGAGGTTACCGGGCGCTCGAAGCATATCTACTCGATCTGGCGTAAGATGGAGCGCAAAGGGGTGCCACTTGAGCGCATCTACGATCAGCTCGCCGTGCGCATTATTGTCGATGATCCCAACAACGAAGTGGGAGCATGCTATCAGGCCTTAGGCGTGGTGCATGGCAAGATGAACTGGACGCCGGTGATGCAAGAGTTCGATGACTACATCGCTGCCCCCAAAGAGAGTTCTTACCGCTCCATCCATACGACCGTGATCCTGCCGGAGGGTTTGCACTGTGAAGTGCAGATTCGCTCGACGAAGATGCACGAAGAGGCCGAACACGGGATTGCTGCCCACTGGCGTTATAAAGAGGGCTTCAATTCGCGCAGTGATCGCGATTACGAAAACAAAATTCGCTGGTTGCGTGAACTGATCTCCTGGCGCAACGAAACTACCGACCGCGAATTTGTCGATATGTTGCGCGCCGAATTTGAAGAGTGCGTGTTTGTCTTCACACCGAAGGGTAAGATCATCGACCTGCCTGAAGGTTCAACGCCGGTCGATTTTGCCTATCGCATCCACTCCGAGGTCGGCCACCGTTGTATTGGGGCCAGGGTCAATGACCGCATGGTGCCACTTGATTATCAGTTGCGGAATGGTGAGATTGTCGAGATTTTGACCTCGAAGAATCAACGTGGCCCCAGCCGTGACTGGCTACGTTTTGTGAAGACTCCCTCGGCCCGCAACCATATTAAGCGCTATTTCCGTCGTCTCGAACGTGAAGAGAATATTATCGCTGGCCGCGAGATGCTCGAAAAAGAGCTGAAACGCTTTGGCCTGATGCAGGTCAGTTTCGAGAAGCTGGTTGAACTGGCCGGGCCTACAGTACGTTCGGTTGAAGACCTCTTCTATCAAATTGGGGTCGATGATCTGAACGAACGAGCGTTGGTGCAGAAATTGCTCGGTGCTCAGGAGACTGCGCCGCCGCCGTCGCCACCTGCGCCGACTCAGCCCATGGCGCGAGTCAGTGCCAGCGGCGAAATCTACCTTGAGGGTACCGGCAAAATTGCGTCACGCCTTGCCCGCTGTTGTAATCCGGTGTTCGGTGAGCCAATCGTTGGCTTTACAACTCGTGGTCGGGGAGTGACGGTTCATCGTACCGATTGTCGCACGATTCAGAATCTAAGCGCCTCTGAACGAAATCGCTTGATGCCGGTCTGTTGGGGGAATGGTTCTGGCCCCAATCAATGGTTCCCGGTACCGTTACGCATTGAAGCGTGGGATCGGGTTGGCTTATGGCGCGATATTTCAAATGTGATTGCAGACGCCGGGATCAATATTACCGATATCAATCAGGGGAAGCGCTGGGCCAATGGGCGTACTGTGTTGAATGTCACGGTTTCGTTGCAATCGATGGCTCAACTGTCACCATTGATTGAAAAGCTTAATCGAATACCCGATGTCATTGATGTCTACCGTAAAACATGA
- a CDS encoding A/G-specific adenine glycosylase, translating to MIIDRNLMLAALRSALLEWFAGNARDLPWRRTRDPYAIMVAEIMLQQTQVDRVIPKYHAFLATFPTLKALASAPTAEVIRLWAGLGYNRRAVNLQRAAQIIVEQYGGKVPDSVAVLRTLPGIGPYTAGAIACFAFEQDVVFLDTNIRRVVRRLCVGSDLLPTPSDAVLLVHAETLLPVGQGWMWNQAIMELGALICTTSNPACWRCPLRQYCRAYADAIVADGDLVNTMMSPVPLKRVAESRSGETFVGSRRWYRGRIIAVLRDLPVGDVLPLAELGQRLRPDFTADHEDWLQGLVTDLARDGLLIITDQGVRLPE from the coding sequence ATGATCATTGATCGAAATCTGATGCTAGCGGCTCTTCGTTCTGCACTGCTTGAATGGTTTGCCGGTAACGCGCGCGATCTGCCATGGCGACGTACTCGCGATCCATACGCGATTATGGTCGCCGAGATCATGCTTCAACAAACACAAGTTGACCGGGTTATTCCAAAATATCACGCCTTTTTAGCTACTTTCCCCACCCTGAAAGCACTGGCCTCCGCTCCAACTGCTGAAGTGATCCGGTTGTGGGCCGGTCTTGGCTATAACCGGCGCGCAGTGAATCTGCAACGGGCAGCGCAGATTATTGTCGAACAATACGGTGGTAAAGTGCCAGATTCGGTGGCGGTGTTGCGTACATTGCCCGGTATCGGCCCTTACACTGCCGGTGCGATTGCCTGTTTTGCGTTCGAGCAGGATGTCGTGTTTCTCGATACTAATATTCGCCGCGTTGTACGTCGATTATGTGTCGGTTCTGACCTGCTTCCGACACCATCCGATGCAGTGCTGCTGGTTCACGCCGAAACCTTATTGCCGGTCGGACAGGGCTGGATGTGGAATCAGGCTATCATGGAATTGGGTGCCCTGATTTGCACAACGTCCAATCCGGCGTGCTGGCGTTGCCCTCTACGTCAGTATTGTCGGGCTTACGCCGATGCGATTGTTGCGGATGGCGATCTGGTCAATACAATGATGTCACCAGTACCCCTGAAGCGGGTGGCTGAGTCACGGTCTGGTGAGACGTTTGTCGGTTCGCGACGCTGGTACCGTGGGCGTATTATTGCCGTGCTCCGCGACTTGCCGGTGGGAGATGTATTGCCGTTAGCCGAATTGGGTCAACGCTTACGCCCGGATTTCACTGCCGACCACGAGGACTGGTTACAAGGGCTGGTGACCGATCTGGCGCGTGATGGATTACTGATTATCACCGATCAGGGAGTGCGTTTGCCAGAGTGA
- a CDS encoding ATP-binding protein codes for MHTIPSSLRGTLIGLWSAAALVGVISSLLAPPAAFDLAAWLATILFALGLTIFEALTIVRQHDRPLAVTLVLLISAMIVLPWPLFLLATAIGAVAGTLARQSPWWQALALASIRWIALTAGSVVLMLFVQQHPFGADIASPFALIGLIGCGFVIYSIERVASASLSSPVTDERFLLALRWRIDDAGWYALIFAPLGGMLAILWQQEVWAFALGMAPLAMVQISLRRQYRLEEALRVADTQLQTANARLRTLSRQTDHLHSLIVALMTSRDVPTMLNLLGERLSALMEADCAWVTLYDDQGNLQLVASHHLPVSTEGVGPQPVPLPQAYETALEQKRVTLFTNQQVQMLAPVAALTERSTWQAVIMLPLLGEQAPLGAVCLAFETVRGLKEDEQRLLAAFARHATAVIQNARLFRRWQESQTELGRSAKLAAVGTFAASIAHEFNNLLSGMLGYAQLGLADDDVEMKNEALKVVLDTCKRGRSITGSLLTFARRRDSRRELSDLREVVDGTLTLMEIELRKHNIRVVRQIDMVPPTICDSGQISQVFLNLLTNARDAMKPQGGTLTVSLTSDNEWITLQVTDTGCGIPEAVRRQIFQPFVTTKNTTGSQSGTGLGLAVSYGIIKNHNGHFDVESEVGKGTTMTIRLPIVQEEESETSKAPIPSLRMLVIDDDEAAARTLTALLEQAGHQVTYCAHSAEAVAIYTSNPFDIVLTDVVMPELDGISLLNVLRTYDPTASIILFTGQIEPDQVAAMAASGAYAVLRKPFSAEELMTTVQAAYHDRERAKRALAGFVETAR; via the coding sequence ATGCACACCATTCCGTCATCCTTGCGTGGTACGCTGATCGGATTGTGGAGTGCTGCTGCGCTGGTCGGAGTCATTTCGAGTTTGCTGGCCCCGCCGGCAGCATTTGATCTGGCTGCCTGGCTGGCCACCATTCTGTTTGCCCTTGGACTTACCATCTTTGAGGCGTTGACGATTGTGCGCCAGCATGACCGCCCACTGGCCGTGACTCTGGTCTTGTTGATCAGTGCCATGATCGTTTTGCCATGGCCCCTCTTTTTGCTGGCAACTGCGATAGGGGCAGTCGCCGGCACCCTGGCGCGTCAGTCCCCATGGTGGCAGGCGCTGGCGCTGGCCTCTATTCGCTGGATCGCTCTTACCGCCGGCAGCGTGGTGCTTATGCTATTTGTGCAGCAGCATCCCTTTGGTGCTGATATTGCCTCACCTTTTGCTTTGATCGGCCTGATTGGCTGCGGCTTTGTGATCTATTCGATTGAACGGGTGGCCAGTGCCAGCCTGTCTTCTCCGGTCACTGATGAGCGTTTTCTGCTGGCATTGCGGTGGCGTATCGATGACGCTGGCTGGTATGCCCTGATCTTTGCTCCGCTGGGGGGGATGCTGGCTATTCTCTGGCAACAGGAGGTGTGGGCTTTTGCGTTGGGGATGGCACCGCTGGCGATGGTTCAAATCAGCCTGCGTCGTCAGTACAGGTTAGAAGAGGCTTTGCGCGTTGCTGATACGCAATTGCAAACGGCTAATGCCCGTCTCCGCACCTTGTCGCGTCAGACCGATCATTTGCATAGCCTGATTGTCGCACTCATGACCAGCCGTGATGTGCCGACAATGCTCAATCTGTTGGGTGAACGGTTGAGTGCTCTGATGGAAGCCGATTGCGCCTGGGTTACCCTTTACGATGACCAGGGTAACCTTCAGTTAGTCGCTTCCCACCATTTACCCGTCTCTACCGAAGGGGTCGGACCGCAACCGGTACCGCTCCCGCAAGCCTATGAAACAGCCCTGGAACAGAAGCGGGTGACACTCTTCACCAATCAGCAAGTTCAGATGCTGGCGCCGGTGGCTGCCTTGACCGAACGTTCAACATGGCAGGCAGTGATTATGCTTCCGCTGCTCGGCGAGCAAGCCCCACTTGGTGCCGTTTGTCTGGCATTTGAGACGGTACGGGGGCTGAAAGAGGACGAACAACGTCTACTGGCAGCGTTTGCCCGTCACGCTACTGCTGTAATCCAGAATGCCCGCCTCTTTCGTCGCTGGCAGGAATCGCAAACCGAGCTGGGGCGTTCGGCCAAACTGGCTGCGGTGGGTACATTTGCCGCCAGTATTGCCCACGAATTCAACAACCTGCTTTCGGGAATGCTGGGGTATGCACAACTCGGCCTGGCCGACGATGATGTCGAAATGAAGAACGAGGCTTTGAAGGTCGTGCTCGACACCTGTAAGCGTGGTCGCAGCATTACCGGCAGCCTGCTCACCTTTGCCCGCCGCCGCGACTCGCGTCGGGAATTGTCTGATCTGCGCGAAGTTGTTGATGGAACGCTCACTCTTATGGAGATAGAACTCCGTAAGCATAATATTCGCGTTGTCCGGCAGATCGATATGGTACCACCGACTATCTGTGATTCTGGTCAGATTTCTCAAGTCTTTTTGAATCTGCTCACCAATGCACGTGATGCGATGAAACCGCAGGGGGGGACGCTAACCGTATCACTGACCTCGGATAACGAATGGATTACCTTGCAGGTTACTGATACCGGTTGCGGCATCCCTGAAGCGGTACGTCGCCAGATTTTCCAGCCGTTTGTGACCACCAAGAATACCACCGGTAGTCAATCGGGTACCGGTCTGGGTCTGGCCGTTTCGTATGGCATCATCAAAAACCACAACGGCCACTTTGATGTCGAGAGCGAGGTCGGGAAGGGGACGACGATGACGATCCGTCTACCTATTGTGCAAGAAGAGGAAAGTGAAACGAGCAAGGCCCCGATCCCCTCGCTGCGCATGCTGGTGATTGATGATGATGAAGCTGCTGCCCGCACACTTACCGCCCTTTTGGAACAGGCGGGTCATCAGGTGACCTATTGCGCACACAGTGCAGAGGCCGTAGCCATCTATACCTCCAATCCGTTCGATATTGTTTTGACCGATGTCGTGATGCCCGAACTCGATGGGATCAGCCTCCTCAATGTGTTACGCACCTACGATCCTACGGCGAGTATCATCTTGTTCACCGGCCAGATCGAACCCGATCAGGTTGCGGCAATGGCGGCCAGCGGTGCGTATGCCGTGTTGCGTAAACCGTTCTCTGCCGAGGAGCTGATGACGACGGTTCAGGCAGCCTATCACGACCGCGAACGGGCCAAACGCGCATTGGCAGGCTTCGTCGAAACGGCGCGTTGA
- a CDS encoding aspartate ammonia-lyase has protein sequence MAEGYRIERDSLGEMQVPANALYGAQTQRAVLNFPVSGMRPYPAFVWAQTMIKRAAAEVNRDLGLLDPQIANAIIQAAEEVLAGQHADQFVVDPFQAGAGTSHNMNVNEVLANRANQILGYSLDDPKKPVSPNDHVNMAQSTNDTIPTAIRLGCLWRLPELIAAIDDLADALEQKAIEFDDVVKSGRTHLQDAVPVRLGQEFGAYAKAVRNDMERIVTAANRLRRLGIGGTATGTGLNAHPEYHSRMVAKLSELTGHELVSSGNLFESMQSMADPADFSASLRTLCITLGRIANDFRLLSSGPATGLDEIRLPAVQPGSSIMPGKVNPVLAEMLNMACYHVQGCDLTVALAAQAGQLELNVMMPIIAHNLFEMMHVLIGAINAFTTKCVVGITANREKAAGWLAKNAILVTALNPVIGYLNGAAVAKEAMATGKTIKEVVVEKGLLTAEQVDELLDVRKMTEGGIQGIAAAG, from the coding sequence ATGGCTGAAGGTTATCGCATTGAACGCGACTCGTTAGGCGAGATGCAGGTACCGGCTAATGCCCTCTACGGTGCCCAAACGCAGCGTGCGGTGCTGAACTTCCCGGTGAGCGGGATGCGGCCCTACCCGGCCTTCGTCTGGGCCCAGACGATGATCAAACGAGCCGCTGCTGAAGTGAACCGCGACCTTGGTCTGCTTGATCCGCAGATCGCCAACGCCATTATTCAGGCCGCCGAAGAAGTCCTGGCCGGCCAACACGCCGATCAGTTTGTCGTCGATCCGTTTCAGGCCGGCGCCGGTACGTCTCACAACATGAACGTCAACGAAGTGCTGGCCAACCGGGCTAACCAGATTCTCGGCTACAGCCTCGACGATCCGAAGAAACCGGTCAGCCCGAACGACCACGTCAACATGGCGCAATCGACGAACGATACCATTCCAACCGCAATCCGCCTGGGTTGTTTGTGGCGTCTACCCGAACTGATCGCCGCTATTGATGACCTCGCCGATGCGCTTGAACAAAAAGCGATTGAATTCGACGATGTCGTCAAATCGGGGCGCACCCACCTGCAAGATGCTGTTCCGGTGCGGCTCGGCCAGGAGTTCGGTGCATACGCCAAGGCCGTGCGCAACGACATGGAGCGCATCGTCACTGCCGCCAATCGGCTCCGTCGGCTAGGCATCGGCGGCACAGCCACCGGCACCGGTCTCAACGCGCACCCGGAATACCACAGCCGCATGGTCGCCAAACTCAGTGAACTCACCGGTCATGAACTTGTCTCGTCGGGGAACCTGTTCGAGTCGATGCAAAGCATGGCCGATCCCGCCGATTTCTCGGCCAGCCTGCGCACCCTCTGCATCACGCTGGGCCGCATCGCCAACGACTTCCGGCTCCTCTCTTCCGGCCCGGCGACCGGTCTCGACGAAATCCGGCTACCTGCCGTCCAACCCGGTTCCTCGATTATGCCGGGTAAAGTCAATCCGGTATTGGCCGAAATGCTGAACATGGCCTGCTACCACGTGCAGGGTTGTGACCTGACCGTAGCCCTGGCGGCACAGGCCGGTCAGCTCGAACTGAACGTGATGATGCCAATCATTGCGCACAACCTGTTTGAGATGATGCATGTGCTGATCGGCGCAATCAATGCCTTCACGACGAAGTGTGTGGTTGGCATCACCGCCAATCGCGAGAAGGCGGCGGGCTGGCTGGCGAAGAATGCCATTCTGGTAACGGCGCTGAACCCCGTGATCGGATATCTGAACGGTGCAGCGGTCGCGAAAGAGGCGATGGCTACCGGCAAAACCATCAAAGAAGTGGTGGTCGAAAAGGGTCTCCTTACCGCCGAACAGGTCGATGAACTCCTCGATGTACGGAAGATGACCGAAGGCGGGATTCAGGGCATTGCCGCAGCCGGTTAA
- a CDS encoding esterase/lipase family protein: protein MSRLPVIFIPGFTGSFNLPVLLDWRGPTLNGWNFPPFVDYGKTFLQTFTQAGYRRNRDLFVAFYDWRKPVEESARRYLIGWIDRAKKAANASKVILIGHSMGGLVARSYIQSPEYPARNDVARLITLGTPHRGSAEAYTAWAGAEPHADETLRTVFAVYLWYLRHIHPIQTELDKVKTIHTQVPGVRDLLPVEDYLLSGNPPQFKPLSSMVSRNLWGEMANQVTAITTLTQRVPVTTITGVGFNTLNTILVGPPPDDHPLRYADGVPLQRHYDAQGDGTVLQRMATVPQANNLPAITVSHGALPDSPQALSLIFRELGIAPDVLGAAPTPTPSPTPRLIIMTASPVEVEVEVPAGQPLAPAGVLGTGEKRAARRSRRVRARNYGHAGKALNLVVIDNPTAGDYRLMLHGTDYGHVTIGAMLTGTGEPPVLGGVGSTAAAEPMITTIESEVAPTTDLFYTCTVLSTSDIPQLQFDARSTMAAAVDRLGTAMSERGGVLGAAPIGDDRLRSVLSGEPAAVEAIMALPPAERHQAIDQLIELCKEMVGDDRDRALGMITALTQVRNEVGR from the coding sequence ATGTCGCGTCTACCCGTGATCTTCATCCCCGGCTTCACCGGTTCGTTCAACCTGCCGGTCCTGCTCGATTGGCGCGGTCCGACGTTAAATGGATGGAACTTTCCGCCATTTGTTGATTACGGGAAGACCTTCTTGCAAACCTTTACTCAGGCCGGTTATCGCCGTAATCGTGATCTCTTTGTGGCATTCTACGATTGGCGCAAACCGGTTGAAGAGAGCGCACGTCGCTACCTGATTGGATGGATCGACAGGGCAAAGAAAGCAGCCAATGCCAGCAAGGTTATCCTCATCGGTCATAGTATGGGTGGTTTAGTTGCCCGCAGCTACATTCAGTCACCGGAATACCCTGCACGTAATGATGTAGCCCGCTTGATCACACTCGGCACCCCGCACCGCGGCTCGGCAGAAGCCTACACCGCCTGGGCCGGTGCAGAACCTCACGCCGATGAGACGCTGCGCACCGTTTTCGCCGTCTACCTGTGGTATTTGCGCCATATCCACCCTATCCAGACCGAACTCGACAAGGTGAAGACGATCCACACGCAGGTGCCCGGTGTGCGCGATTTACTGCCGGTGGAAGACTATCTGTTAAGTGGCAACCCTCCGCAATTCAAACCGCTGAGCAGTATGGTCTCCCGTAATTTGTGGGGAGAGATGGCGAATCAGGTGACGGCAATTACCACGCTGACGCAGCGTGTTCCGGTGACCACCATTACCGGTGTCGGTTTTAATACGCTGAACACAATTCTGGTTGGGCCACCCCCAGACGATCATCCACTGCGCTACGCCGACGGTGTACCGCTTCAGCGCCACTACGATGCGCAGGGTGACGGCACTGTACTCCAACGCATGGCGACTGTGCCCCAGGCCAACAATCTCCCTGCAATTACGGTGAGCCACGGTGCGCTACCCGATAGTCCCCAAGCCCTGTCCTTAATCTTCCGAGAGCTGGGCATTGCCCCCGACGTGCTAGGCGCTGCTCCTACCCCAACACCATCCCCCACCCCACGGCTGATCATTATGACAGCTTCGCCGGTCGAGGTAGAGGTTGAGGTACCAGCCGGTCAACCACTGGCACCAGCCGGCGTGTTAGGTACCGGCGAAAAACGCGCAGCCCGTCGCAGTCGCCGGGTACGAGCACGAAATTATGGGCATGCGGGCAAGGCGCTCAATCTGGTCGTTATCGACAATCCAACCGCCGGTGATTATCGATTGATGTTACACGGTACCGACTACGGCCACGTTACGATTGGCGCTATGCTCACCGGTACAGGCGAACCGCCGGTGTTGGGTGGGGTCGGTTCGACAGCAGCGGCTGAACCAATGATCACCACCATCGAGAGTGAGGTTGCCCCCACGACCGATCTATTCTACACCTGCACCGTCTTGAGCACCTCTGACATCCCCCAACTCCAGTTTGATGCCCGCAGCACCATGGCCGCGGCGGTAGACAGGCTCGGTACAGCGATGAGTGAACGCGGTGGTGTGTTGGGAGCGGCCCCCATCGGTGACGACCGACTGCGCAGTGTCCTCAGTGGCGAGCCAGCCGCAGTAGAGGCAATCATGGCTCTACCACCAGCCGAGCGCCATCAGGCCATTGATCAGTTGATCGAGCTGTGCAAAGAAATGGTTGGCGATGACCGTGATCGGGCATTAGGGATGATCACAGCCTTGACTCAGGTGCGCAACGAGGTTGGTCGTTAG